A single region of the Oceanispirochaeta sp. genome encodes:
- a CDS encoding PilZ domain-containing protein, with translation MGTIESRKEKRIPVNELPEKYTGFSILLPHGVESMVYTIDASLNGFGFNSDSPLDDFIVGSRLVLYPNGTESPVYGKIVFSCKTDKGTRVGVQLQPYGGYEVYNKEIQEILAKTS, from the coding sequence ATGGGGACAATCGAATCACGAAAAGAGAAAAGAATTCCTGTTAATGAGCTCCCGGAAAAATACACTGGTTTTTCAATTCTTTTACCTCATGGAGTTGAATCAATGGTTTATACAATTGATGCAAGTTTGAATGGTTTTGGATTTAATTCAGATTCCCCCCTGGATGATTTTATCGTGGGATCTCGCCTTGTCCTTTATCCTAATGGAACCGAATCTCCTGTATATGGAAAGATCGTTTTCTCTTGTAAAACAGATAAAGGGACTCGCGTTGGTGTGCAATTACAACCATACGGCGGTTATGAAGTATATAACAAGGAAATTCAGGAGATCTTAGCAAAAACAAGTTAA